A single window of Shewanella sp. Choline-02u-19 DNA harbors:
- the pth gene encoding aminoacyl-tRNA hydrolase, whose translation MSNIKLIVGLANPGAQYDRTRHNAGAWYVEELARVCGATLVLDSKYFGMTARVTLHGKDVRLLIPITFMNLSGKSVGALANFFRIAPEEILVAHDELDMPPGVAKFKLGGGHGGHNGLKDIIAKLANDKGFYRLRIGIGHPGDKNQVSNYVLSKAPPTDQEMMDAAIDEAVRSTEILFNDDMAKAMHRLHSFKA comes from the coding sequence ATGAGCAATATAAAACTTATTGTTGGGTTAGCAAATCCCGGCGCACAGTATGATCGAACACGCCATAACGCGGGTGCTTGGTACGTTGAAGAACTCGCGCGCGTCTGTGGTGCGACGTTAGTATTAGACAGCAAGTACTTTGGTATGACAGCGAGAGTGACACTGCATGGCAAGGATGTCCGCTTATTGATCCCGATAACCTTTATGAATTTAAGTGGTAAGTCGGTTGGCGCATTGGCGAATTTTTTTCGTATTGCTCCAGAAGAGATATTGGTCGCGCATGATGAGCTTGATATGCCACCTGGGGTTGCAAAGTTTAAGTTGGGCGGGGGGCACGGTGGCCATAATGGCTTAAAAGATATCATTGCTAAATTGGCTAATGATAAAGGCTTCTATCGCTTACGCATTGGTATTGGGCATCCAGGTGATAAAAACCAGGTCAGTAACTATGTGTTGAGTAAGGCTCCGCCAACGGATCAAGAGATGATGGACGCTGCTATAGATGAAGCGGTGCGCTCGACAGAGATTTTATTTAACGACGATATGGCAAAGGCGATGCACAGGTTGCATTCTTTTAAAGCATAA
- a CDS encoding FAD-dependent oxidoreductase produces the protein MYDAVVVGGGMVGAATAIGLAQLGLKVAVVEAFAPKAYESSQPLDLRVSAISAASEALLDRLGALEHLGTMRQVAYKGLETWELDGCITQFHADQIGTSHLGHIVENRLIQLSLWHRMAQLENITLFCPVKISQLKRANDAIDITLEDGQAFSTRLLVGADGANSYVRQWAKIGITGWDYRQSAMLINIETHCGEQDVTWQQFTPKGPRSLLPLPGNNASLVWYDDANRIAQLSQLNNAALKSQIDQYFPARLDRDFKVMNKASFKLTRRHAERYYGDNLVILGDAAHTINPLAGQGVNLGFKDVDALITTVESYIKHDAGWWSTEVLLQYQKCRYRDNQLMMTAMDMFYASFSNDILPLKLLRNGVLKLANIDSPIKKQVLKYAMGF, from the coding sequence ATGTATGACGCTGTTGTCGTTGGCGGCGGCATGGTTGGAGCTGCGACGGCGATTGGTTTAGCCCAGCTAGGACTAAAAGTTGCAGTGGTTGAAGCATTTGCGCCCAAAGCTTATGAAAGCTCACAACCGCTTGACTTAAGAGTGTCTGCCATTAGTGCGGCCTCTGAAGCGCTTCTGGACCGCCTTGGGGCTCTGGAGCATTTAGGCACAATGCGACAAGTCGCTTATAAAGGACTCGAAACTTGGGAATTAGACGGGTGCATCACCCAATTTCATGCCGATCAAATTGGCACTTCGCATCTTGGCCATATTGTCGAAAACCGCTTAATCCAGCTCTCTTTATGGCATCGTATGGCACAGTTAGAGAATATTACTCTATTCTGTCCAGTAAAAATCAGTCAGTTAAAGCGCGCAAATGATGCTATCGATATTACCCTTGAGGATGGCCAAGCGTTCTCTACTCGGTTATTGGTTGGCGCAGATGGTGCAAACTCTTATGTTAGGCAATGGGCAAAGATCGGTATTACGGGCTGGGATTACCGTCAGTCAGCAATGCTGATTAATATCGAAACCCATTGTGGCGAGCAAGATGTTACCTGGCAACAATTTACCCCCAAAGGTCCTCGCTCTTTACTACCACTTCCTGGCAACAATGCCTCTTTGGTTTGGTACGACGATGCCAATCGCATTGCGCAGTTGTCTCAGTTGAATAATGCGGCCTTGAAAAGTCAGATTGATCAGTATTTTCCAGCGAGGCTAGATCGTGATTTTAAAGTGATGAATAAAGCGAGCTTTAAGCTGACTCGTCGTCATGCCGAGCGATATTATGGCGACAATTTGGTGATCCTTGGTGACGCCGCGCATACCATTAACCCTTTAGCAGGGCAGGGCGTTAACCTCGGCTTTAAAGATGTTGATGCACTTATCACCACCGTCGAGTCGTACATAAAGCACGATGCGGGCTGGTGGAGTACTGAAGTACTACTACAGTACCAAAAATGCCGTTATCGAGATAATCAATTGATGATGACCGCGATGGATATGTTTTACGCCAGTTTTAGCAACGACATTTTACCGCTAAAACTATTAAGAAATGGCGTACTTAAATTAGCTAACATTGACAGCCCAATAAAAAAACAGGTATTAAAATACGCTATGGGTTTTTAA
- a CDS encoding PhoH family protein, whose product MSNKLTTLNLYLEPAETRRLASLCGPFDDNIKQLERRIGVEISYRDNHFQIVGVPKNCLTANNLLRDLYVETQPLKGSTPDLEPDTVHIAIQEAVAFDMEAPRDEKELYIKTKRGVIKPRNPNQSDYVRNIVSHDITFGIGPAGTGKTYLAVAAAVDALERQEVRRILLTRPAVEAGEKLGFLPGDLSQKVDPYLRPLYDALFEMMGFEKVERLLERNVIEVAPLAYMRGRTLNDAFIILDESQNTTVEQMKMFLTRIGFNSRAVITGDITQIDLPKHQKSGLRHSIEVLGDVSEISFNFFQAKDVVRHPIVARIVEAYEAYELKSQTSKGNKDSQYQLQETPNHD is encoded by the coding sequence TTGTCTAATAAGTTAACGACACTCAACCTGTATTTAGAGCCAGCGGAAACACGCAGACTAGCGTCACTTTGCGGTCCTTTTGATGACAACATTAAGCAATTAGAGCGCCGTATTGGTGTTGAGATCAGCTATCGTGACAATCATTTTCAGATAGTCGGCGTACCTAAAAACTGTTTAACTGCCAATAACTTACTCAGAGACTTGTATGTTGAAACTCAGCCTCTTAAAGGCAGCACGCCAGATCTAGAACCTGATACTGTTCATATTGCCATTCAAGAAGCTGTCGCATTTGATATGGAAGCGCCTCGCGATGAGAAAGAGCTTTATATCAAAACAAAGCGTGGTGTAATTAAGCCACGGAATCCAAATCAAAGTGATTATGTGCGTAATATTGTCTCCCATGATATTACCTTTGGTATTGGCCCCGCGGGTACCGGAAAAACATACTTAGCCGTTGCCGCCGCGGTTGATGCACTAGAGCGTCAAGAAGTTCGCCGTATTCTTTTAACGCGTCCAGCCGTCGAAGCGGGTGAAAAACTGGGTTTTTTACCCGGCGACTTGAGTCAAAAGGTCGACCCGTATTTACGACCACTGTACGACGCGCTATTTGAGATGATGGGCTTTGAAAAAGTTGAGCGCCTATTAGAACGTAATGTCATTGAGGTTGCGCCACTGGCTTATATGCGCGGACGCACCTTAAACGATGCTTTTATCATTCTTGATGAAAGCCAAAACACTACAGTTGAACAGATGAAGATGTTTTTAACCCGTATAGGATTTAACTCTCGTGCGGTTATCACTGGTGACATCACTCAGATAGATCTGCCGAAACATCAAAAATCAGGTCTGCGTCATTCAATTGAAGTGTTAGGCGATGTCAGCGAAATTAGCTTTAACTTCTTCCAAGCCAAAGACGTCGTTCGTCATCCTATTGTGGCCAGAATTGTTGAAGCCTATGAAGCCTATGAGCTAAAGAGCCAGACAAGTAAAGGCAATAAAGATAGCCAATATCAGCTACAGGAAACACCCAATCATGACTAA
- a CDS encoding ribose-phosphate pyrophosphokinase yields MPDIKLFAGNATPSLAKKIADRLFCKLGDADVGVFSDGEISVQINENVRGADVFIIQSTCAPTNDNLMELIVMVDALRRASAGRITAVIPYFGYARQDRRVRSARVPITAKVVADFLSSVGVDRVLTCDLHAEQIQGFFDVPVDNVFGSPVLLEDMLAKNLDNPVVVSPDIGGVVRARAIAKLLDDSDLAIIDKRRPKANVSQVMHIIGDVQGRDCIIVDDMIDTGGTLCKAAEALKEHGANRVFAYATHPVFSGNAAKNILESVIDEVIVTDTIPLSPEIAALEKVTQLTMSTVMAEAIRRVSNEESISAMFKH; encoded by the coding sequence GTGCCTGACATTAAACTTTTTGCCGGTAACGCAACACCTAGTCTCGCTAAGAAGATAGCCGATCGTCTATTTTGTAAACTTGGAGACGCAGATGTAGGCGTTTTCAGTGATGGCGAAATCAGTGTCCAGATTAATGAAAATGTACGTGGTGCGGATGTATTCATCATTCAATCTACTTGTGCTCCGACTAACGATAACTTAATGGAACTGATCGTTATGGTTGATGCACTCCGTCGTGCATCTGCTGGTCGTATTACAGCCGTTATCCCTTACTTCGGTTATGCACGTCAAGACCGTCGTGTGCGTAGCGCTCGTGTACCTATTACCGCTAAAGTTGTTGCCGATTTCCTATCAAGCGTTGGTGTTGACCGCGTATTGACTTGTGACCTGCACGCTGAGCAAATTCAAGGTTTCTTCGATGTTCCCGTTGATAACGTTTTCGGTAGCCCTGTGTTGCTTGAAGATATGTTAGCTAAGAACCTAGACAACCCTGTGGTTGTTTCACCCGATATCGGTGGCGTTGTACGTGCTCGTGCAATCGCGAAGTTACTTGATGATTCAGATCTAGCGATCATCGATAAACGTCGTCCAAAAGCAAACGTTTCACAAGTGATGCATATTATTGGCGATGTTCAAGGCCGTGATTGCATCATCGTTGATGACATGATTGATACTGGCGGTACACTTTGTAAAGCAGCTGAAGCGCTTAAAGAACACGGTGCAAACCGCGTTTTTGCTTATGCTACTCACCCTGTGTTCTCAGGTAATGCGGCGAAGAATATCTTAGAATCAGTCATTGATGAAGTGATTGTGACAGACACTATCCCATTGAGCCCTGAAATAGCGGCACTTGAGAAAGTCACTCAGTTAACAATGTCTACTGTTATGGCTGAAGCGATTCGTCGCGTAAGCAACGAAGAGTCTATTTCGGCAATGTTTAAGCACTAA
- a CDS encoding multiheme c-type cytochrome, which yields MMKRVDIKVATLAAFIGLALTGCSGDDGQNGKDGEAGTPGQPGIPVAADAKALTVAIDKIVVGAQSDITFTVTNEKDLPVVGLEKFGFILSGLEQGVQGDANNWKLLSSEACPASKYSKCGSLLDNQDGTYTYSFEKDVSAETAFTITDEKTLRLVLRTGGEAVGATELSYANMHYDFRGEGLEPLYTKNVVNNQNCVSCHDDFSIHGGKYTEVETCVSCHADNKVSDISKVFPMLAHEAHIGVIPAPVGGCDNCHAENEQATDFANWKNVPTQETCITCHTDVNFKEGIGHWPYQDNAQCANCHTPDTLEMVHLSTYKGQNERRENLHLTVTEAKMVDAPEAKANIDANLDTDKTGYVQLTVDILDKNGNTRNEQLDLVKYMYYAEFYINWGGQDMGMERGKVLRVHTNKENFPGYVDEPIVLNYENGKTTFEIGPFDLEDTFDGDLNDSYGMVTPRIWFCIDKDGETIQDCDGETDWSNGAAGYNWQHFFNKQGMMEERPRRQIVTNELCGDCHGTTTSDDGFVQMTLNCRSCHSVVKNDSTYFSTTCASGSVDSDGDGSLDPMVMMKNLMPRGERDWTTASNAGEECVACHNANNMPTQVIRNSQTKQGDEDYIEQLTMSHPDQKVWIHAMHANNRANQSGEGWKRNVEYSADLANCTKCHIEDSYDAKYLVGRKPLALDLDYMDTYDGLDPANGKDTSGNKRYAVDAVADAFVSPTAAVCLSCHGKRAAEEGEDRRQVRKDVVSHMKQNGAQFGVELGQYTGEESCAVCHDLNNLKESHNLK from the coding sequence ATGATGAAACGAGTCGATATAAAAGTTGCGACATTAGCAGCCTTCATTGGACTGGCCTTAACGGGTTGTTCTGGTGATGACGGACAAAATGGTAAAGATGGTGAAGCAGGTACTCCTGGTCAACCTGGCATTCCTGTCGCAGCAGATGCAAAGGCATTAACCGTAGCGATAGATAAGATTGTTGTTGGGGCGCAGTCTGATATTACGTTTACAGTAACCAATGAAAAAGACCTCCCTGTTGTAGGGTTAGAAAAGTTTGGTTTTATACTTTCAGGTCTTGAGCAAGGCGTTCAGGGGGATGCTAATAACTGGAAGTTGCTCAGCTCTGAAGCTTGTCCTGCCAGCAAATACTCTAAGTGTGGTAGCTTGCTTGATAATCAAGACGGTACTTATACCTATAGCTTTGAGAAAGACGTTAGCGCAGAAACAGCCTTTACTATCACTGATGAAAAGACATTAAGATTAGTGCTAAGAACCGGTGGCGAAGCTGTAGGAGCAACTGAGTTAAGCTATGCGAACATGCACTATGACTTTAGAGGTGAAGGCTTAGAGCCGCTCTATACTAAGAATGTGGTCAACAACCAAAACTGCGTTAGCTGTCATGATGATTTCAGTATCCATGGCGGTAAATACACTGAAGTCGAAACATGCGTTTCTTGCCATGCGGACAACAAAGTCAGTGACATCAGCAAAGTATTTCCAATGCTAGCGCATGAAGCACATATCGGAGTGATCCCTGCTCCCGTGGGTGGTTGTGATAACTGCCATGCTGAAAATGAGCAAGCTACTGATTTTGCAAACTGGAAGAACGTGCCTACTCAGGAAACGTGTATTACCTGTCATACAGACGTCAATTTCAAGGAAGGCATTGGCCACTGGCCATATCAGGACAATGCACAATGTGCCAATTGTCACACGCCAGATACCCTAGAAATGGTGCATTTGTCTACCTATAAAGGTCAGAACGAGCGCCGTGAAAATCTTCACCTTACGGTGACTGAAGCTAAGATGGTTGATGCTCCAGAAGCAAAAGCCAACATCGATGCCAACCTCGATACTGATAAGACTGGCTATGTGCAGCTAACCGTCGATATTTTGGACAAAAATGGTAACACGCGTAATGAGCAGTTAGATCTGGTTAAGTACATGTACTACGCCGAGTTCTATATCAACTGGGGTGGTCAGGATATGGGCATGGAGCGTGGTAAAGTTCTGCGTGTTCATACCAACAAAGAAAACTTCCCTGGCTATGTAGATGAGCCAATCGTGCTTAACTATGAAAATGGTAAGACGACGTTTGAAATCGGCCCATTCGATCTTGAAGATACTTTCGATGGTGACTTGAACGATAGCTACGGCATGGTTACGCCACGTATCTGGTTCTGCATCGACAAAGATGGCGAAACAATCCAGGATTGTGATGGCGAAACGGATTGGAGTAACGGTGCTGCGGGTTATAACTGGCAACACTTCTTCAATAAACAAGGCATGATGGAAGAGCGTCCACGTCGTCAAATCGTGACCAACGAGCTGTGTGGCGACTGTCATGGTACCACTACCTCAGACGATGGTTTTGTACAGATGACGCTTAACTGTCGTAGCTGTCACTCTGTAGTTAAGAACGATAGCACTTACTTCAGTACCACTTGTGCCTCTGGCTCGGTTGATTCCGATGGTGACGGTTCTTTAGACCCAATGGTTATGATGAAGAACCTGATGCCACGCGGCGAGCGTGACTGGACGACAGCATCTAATGCCGGCGAAGAATGTGTGGCTTGCCATAACGCCAACAATATGCCGACTCAGGTCATCCGTAATTCGCAAACCAAACAAGGTGATGAGGATTATATTGAGCAACTGACGATGAGTCACCCGGATCAGAAAGTATGGATCCATGCTATGCATGCCAACAACCGTGCCAACCAAAGTGGTGAAGGTTGGAAGCGTAATGTTGAGTACTCAGCTGACCTAGCTAACTGTACTAAATGTCATATCGAAGATAGTTATGATGCCAAGTATTTAGTGGGCCGCAAGCCGCTAGCGCTGGATCTTGACTACATGGATACTTATGACGGTTTGGACCCTGCAAATGGCAAAGACACTAGCGGTAACAAACGTTATGCCGTCGATGCGGTTGCAGATGCTTTTGTATCGCCAACCGCCGCTGTATGTTTGAGCTGTCATGGTAAGCGCGCTGCGGAAGAGGGTGAAGACCGCCGTCAAGTCCGTAAAGACGTTGTTAGTCATATGAAGCAAAATGGCGCTCAGTTCGGTGTCGAACTTGGTCAGTATACTGGTGAAGAGTCATGTGCAGTATGTCATGATCTAAACAACCTGAAGGAATCACATAACCTGAAATAA
- the miaB gene encoding tRNA (N6-isopentenyl adenosine(37)-C2)-methylthiotransferase MiaB encodes MSKKLHIKTWGCQMNEYDSSKMADLLDEYEGYTLTDDATEADVLLLNTCSIREKAQEKVFHQLGRWKTLKDKKPGLIIGVGGCVASQEGKAIKDRAQCVDLIFGPQTLHRLPEMIDQIKEGKKVVIDVSFPEIEKFDRLPEPRADGPSAYVSIMEGCSKYCSFCVVPYTRGEEVSRPLDDIILEIAQLADQGVREVNLLGQNVNAYRGATHDDEICTFAELLRYVAAIDGIDRLRFTTSHPIEFGQDIIDVYEDTPELVSFLHLPVQSGSDLILTQMKRGHMAIEYKSIIRRLRKARPDIQISSDFIIGFPGESKQDFADTMKLIEDIQFDHSFSFIYSARPGTPAADLPDNVSLEEKKERLAILQDRITQQAMRYSRHMVGTVQRILVEGPSVKNPMELRGRTENSRVVNFEGKPEHIGGFVDVEIVDVYTNSLRGVFVRAEDEMDLRRDLRPSDIVAKYKQDDAIGVTQFTPS; translated from the coding sequence ATGAGTAAAAAACTCCATATTAAAACTTGGGGCTGTCAAATGAATGAGTACGACTCATCAAAGATGGCCGATCTTCTCGACGAATACGAAGGCTATACCCTGACAGATGATGCAACGGAAGCCGATGTGCTTTTGCTCAACACCTGTTCTATTCGTGAGAAAGCACAAGAAAAAGTTTTTCATCAGCTAGGGCGTTGGAAAACACTAAAAGACAAAAAACCGGGCCTTATTATTGGTGTTGGCGGCTGCGTAGCATCTCAAGAAGGTAAGGCAATTAAAGACCGTGCCCAGTGTGTGGATCTTATTTTCGGCCCACAAACACTGCACCGTCTACCAGAAATGATTGACCAGATTAAAGAGGGTAAAAAAGTCGTTATTGACGTCAGTTTCCCTGAGATTGAAAAGTTTGATCGCCTCCCCGAACCACGTGCTGACGGCCCTAGTGCCTATGTTTCCATCATGGAAGGTTGTAGTAAGTATTGCTCTTTCTGCGTTGTACCTTATACCCGCGGTGAAGAAGTCAGCCGTCCATTAGACGATATCATTCTTGAAATAGCCCAATTGGCTGATCAAGGTGTACGTGAAGTGAATTTGCTCGGCCAGAACGTAAATGCCTATCGCGGTGCAACCCACGATGATGAGATCTGTACCTTTGCAGAACTACTACGCTACGTTGCTGCGATTGATGGCATAGACCGCCTACGTTTTACCACCAGCCACCCAATTGAGTTCGGCCAAGATATTATTGATGTTTACGAAGACACTCCAGAGCTTGTGAGCTTCTTGCATCTACCGGTTCAATCTGGCTCAGATTTGATCCTGACGCAGATGAAGCGTGGCCATATGGCTATCGAATATAAGTCTATTATTCGCCGCTTGCGTAAAGCGCGTCCCGATATTCAGATTAGCTCTGATTTCATCATTGGCTTCCCAGGTGAATCTAAGCAAGATTTTGCTGACACAATGAAACTCATCGAAGACATTCAGTTTGATCATAGCTTTAGCTTTATTTACAGCGCACGCCCAGGTACACCCGCTGCCGATCTGCCAGATAACGTCTCACTGGAAGAGAAAAAAGAGCGCTTAGCCATATTGCAAGATCGTATCACTCAACAAGCCATGCGCTATAGCCGCCACATGGTCGGTACAGTGCAGCGCATTTTGGTTGAAGGGCCATCGGTTAAAAACCCAATGGAACTGCGTGGTCGTACTGAAAACAGTCGCGTGGTTAACTTTGAAGGTAAGCCCGAGCATATTGGCGGCTTTGTTGACGTTGAAATTGTTGATGTATACACCAACTCATTGCGCGGTGTATTTGTCCGCGCTGAAGATGAAATGGATTTACGTCGCGACTTACGTCCATCAGATATCGTCGCAAAGTATAAGCAAGATGACGCCATTGGTGTCACCCAATTTACCCCGTCTTAA
- a CDS encoding winged helix-turn-helix domain-containing protein, with protein MNITEFLIIDLDARELVDIHHSTRCALSLAELEVLKSLVNHVGEVVSKETLNAAGWPGRVVAPSSLTQCMSSLRKKLAGQTDIELKNIPRYGYSLCIIEHAEAVTSTDIDNVSTFVKPASGKFKAPNSHRINPIIANVAGWQGALTPRLYRLIGIAVVVTFVAGLHFSGGLKTIVNQLSLLTEPDVASITQKRFSLAKTPSLLNAVQLENQRKEIISADDVVKNWFNYDNIFQNSTDKQLFSFDNGRYESVALCNEFNEVCIDKQPLNLVRSVNAPTTPLDIQWLADTKLRMEQVTYNNILLDEFEPADKDLVEDVFRADVYYYSESKNVVRADVRLSLIFDSANRGKLVAAACITDDMLREISIRYQFSGDFKLTKSQVDGKVVSTFLVDVKERSFTSPQQISKESATIYREIRKNVLQNERMVIRQLYQDDDSGVWMLPLWGETMVWAHREQVSL; from the coding sequence GTGAATATTACTGAATTTTTAATTATTGATTTAGATGCCAGAGAGTTAGTTGATATCCATCATTCGACTCGTTGCGCATTATCATTGGCAGAGCTAGAAGTACTAAAAAGCTTAGTCAACCATGTGGGTGAAGTGGTTAGCAAAGAGACACTTAATGCCGCTGGTTGGCCCGGTAGAGTGGTTGCGCCCTCATCATTGACTCAATGCATGAGTAGTTTACGAAAAAAGCTGGCAGGGCAAACTGATATAGAGTTAAAAAATATCCCCCGTTACGGCTATAGCTTATGCATTATAGAGCATGCCGAAGCAGTAACTTCTACAGATATCGATAATGTCAGTACTTTCGTTAAGCCGGCATCTGGCAAGTTCAAAGCTCCAAACTCACACCGAATAAACCCAATAATCGCTAACGTGGCCGGTTGGCAGGGGGCATTAACCCCCAGACTTTATCGGCTTATTGGCATCGCTGTCGTCGTGACTTTTGTGGCTGGATTGCACTTTTCGGGAGGGCTTAAAACAATTGTTAACCAGCTTTCCTTATTGACCGAACCTGATGTGGCGTCAATCACTCAAAAGCGATTTTCATTGGCGAAAACCCCATCATTACTCAATGCGGTTCAACTGGAAAATCAACGTAAAGAAATTATTAGCGCTGACGATGTGGTCAAAAATTGGTTTAATTATGACAACATTTTCCAAAACTCGACTGATAAACAACTATTCTCTTTTGATAACGGCCGCTATGAATCAGTCGCTTTATGTAACGAATTCAATGAAGTATGCATTGACAAGCAGCCGCTTAACCTAGTGCGCTCGGTCAATGCGCCGACTACACCATTAGATATTCAATGGTTGGCGGATACCAAGCTAAGAATGGAGCAGGTAACCTATAATAATATTCTGTTAGATGAATTCGAGCCTGCCGATAAAGATTTGGTCGAGGATGTATTTCGGGCTGACGTGTACTATTACTCTGAAAGTAAAAATGTGGTGCGCGCAGATGTCAGATTGTCATTGATTTTTGATTCAGCGAATCGAGGTAAGCTGGTTGCTGCGGCATGTATTACCGATGATATGCTTAGAGAAATCTCAATTCGGTATCAGTTTAGTGGCGACTTTAAGCTGACCAAAAGTCAGGTTGATGGCAAAGTCGTTAGTACTTTTCTGGTCGATGTAAAAGAGCGCTCTTTCACTAGCCCACAACAGATATCGAAAGAATCGGCCACGATATACCGAGAGATCCGTAAAAATGTTCTGCAAAATGAACGTATGGTCATCAGGCAACTTTATCAAGATGATGACAGTGGCGTGTGGATGCTACCACTATGGGGCGAAACCATGGTTTGGGCTCATCGAGAGCAAGTATCACTCTAA
- the ychF gene encoding redox-regulated ATPase YchF has protein sequence MGFKCGIVGLPNVGKSTLFNALTKAGIEASNFPFCTIEPNTGIVPVPDSRLDALAEIVKPERVMPTTMEFVDIAGLVAGASKGEGLGNKFLANIRETDAIGHVVRCFEDDNIVHVANKVDPASDIEVINTELALADLDSCERAITRQAKRAKGGDSEAKFEVAVLEKMRPILDEGKMLRSMDLSKEELAAITYLNFLTIKPTMYIANVAEDGFENNPHLDTVRAIATEENAVVVAVCAAIESELAEMETEDREEFMADLGLEEPGLDRVIRAGYDLLTLQTYFTAGVKEVRAWTVKIGASAPQAAGVIHTDFERGFIRAQVMAYEDFITHKGEAGAKEAGKLRVEGKTYVVKDGDVMHFLFNV, from the coding sequence ATGGGTTTCAAATGTGGCATCGTAGGCCTGCCAAATGTTGGTAAATCAACACTTTTCAACGCGTTAACTAAAGCAGGCATCGAAGCATCAAACTTCCCGTTCTGTACGATTGAGCCAAATACAGGCATTGTTCCTGTACCTGATTCAAGATTGGATGCGTTAGCTGAGATAGTTAAGCCTGAGCGTGTTATGCCTACAACAATGGAATTTGTAGATATTGCTGGTTTAGTGGCAGGCGCATCTAAAGGTGAAGGCTTAGGCAATAAGTTCTTAGCTAACATCCGTGAGACTGATGCAATTGGCCATGTTGTACGTTGTTTTGAAGATGACAACATTGTGCATGTCGCAAACAAGGTAGACCCTGCAAGTGATATCGAAGTTATCAATACTGAACTTGCGCTTGCCGATTTAGATTCATGCGAGCGTGCTATTACTCGTCAAGCCAAACGCGCTAAAGGCGGCGACTCAGAGGCGAAGTTTGAAGTTGCCGTACTTGAGAAGATGCGCCCAATATTAGACGAAGGCAAAATGTTGCGTTCAATGGATTTAAGCAAGGAAGAGCTAGCAGCAATTACTTACTTGAACTTCTTAACCATTAAACCAACGATGTATATCGCTAACGTTGCAGAAGACGGTTTTGAAAATAACCCTCATTTAGATACTGTTCGTGCCATCGCTACTGAAGAGAATGCAGTTGTAGTGGCAGTATGCGCTGCAATTGAATCTGAACTTGCAGAAATGGAGACCGAAGACCGTGAAGAGTTCATGGCCGATTTAGGTCTAGAAGAGCCCGGTCTTGATCGCGTCATCCGCGCTGGTTACGACTTGCTTACGCTACAGACATATTTTACCGCTGGTGTTAAAGAAGTGCGTGCATGGACCGTTAAAATCGGTGCAAGCGCTCCACAAGCTGCTGGTGTTATCCATACTGACTTCGAACGTGGCTTTATTCGTGCTCAAGTGATGGCGTATGAGGACTTTATCACCCATAAAGGTGAAGCAGGCGCTAAAGAAGCGGGTAAATTACGCGTTGAAGGTAAAACATACGTCGTTAAAGATGGCGATGTAATGCACTTCTTATTTAACGTATAA